In one Pseudomonas sp. R84 genomic region, the following are encoded:
- a CDS encoding PaaI family thioesterase: MDVTAIPEGFAPFTRSSPLLDLLGPIYARGSGLQLELGLLTDSRHANGRGTLHGGVLATLADVGMGYAMAFSSDPPQPLITASMTLDYLGAVKMNEWLEVRLEYSKKGRQLAFAAVSLHVGERTVARASAVFAVPVS; the protein is encoded by the coding sequence ATGGACGTCACCGCAATTCCCGAAGGTTTCGCCCCGTTTACCCGCAGCAGCCCGTTGCTGGATTTGCTTGGCCCGATCTACGCGAGGGGTAGCGGGCTGCAATTGGAGCTGGGCTTATTGACTGACTCACGCCATGCCAATGGCCGTGGCACGTTGCATGGCGGTGTCTTGGCGACGTTGGCCGATGTCGGCATGGGCTACGCCATGGCCTTTTCCAGCGACCCTCCGCAGCCATTGATCACGGCGAGCATGACTCTGGATTATCTCGGCGCCGTAAAAATGAACGAGTGGCTGGAAGTGCGTTTGGAGTACTCGAAAAAAGGCCGGCAGTTGGCGTTTGCTGCTGTCAGTTTGCATGTTGGGGAGCGTACGGTGGCGCGGGCCAGTGCGGTGTTTGCGGTGCCGGTGAGTTGA